In the genome of Candidatus Eremiobacteraceae bacterium, one region contains:
- a CDS encoding MFS transporter, whose translation MSRASSIASVESPALAPFMRPLLFGVFARALPLTMFGPLLPGIASSLGASLADVGWIVATYATGSLIAQPLMGTLSDSYGRRRMFTWCMVLFVAGSCACAFATSLPLLVAGRIIQALGAGGIQPIATAIIGDVLPPDRRGGALGALYGVFGIGTMAGALLGGAIVAGALAASSHVNGALAADLSAYPWHPVFAVNVATGILTILLATSLPDDAIALNRARAKSFDAIGALLIALFAACLMFAVTGAHDRSLLGIFGAIASMGTFVWHIRHTEAPLIDPALFAARGPAMLYALGVVFGIPSFSLTIYSATYFIAQFHASAATASLALFILAVLYVAGAIAGGALINRLGTRALLSTGVLLVAVSAGALAGFTSVAAVVAAMALGGLGLGLASAPPNALILRYVPANRSGAATGVATMLGTSGSITAPVVIGAFLAFANAGGAATALRDEFALCAALSAVCALLAFSLPEPAVLAA comes from the coding sequence ATGAGCCGGGCTTCGAGCATCGCGAGCGTCGAGAGTCCGGCGCTCGCTCCGTTCATGCGGCCGTTGCTCTTCGGCGTCTTCGCCCGCGCGCTGCCGTTGACCATGTTCGGACCGCTCCTGCCCGGCATCGCATCGTCGCTGGGCGCCAGTCTGGCCGATGTCGGCTGGATCGTCGCCACGTACGCGACGGGATCGTTGATCGCGCAGCCGCTCATGGGCACGCTTTCCGATTCGTACGGACGGCGGCGTATGTTCACCTGGTGTATGGTGCTGTTCGTCGCCGGGTCGTGTGCGTGTGCCTTTGCGACATCGCTCCCGCTTCTCGTGGCGGGCCGCATCATCCAAGCGCTCGGCGCCGGCGGCATCCAGCCGATCGCGACCGCGATCATCGGCGACGTCCTGCCTCCCGATCGCCGCGGAGGCGCGCTCGGCGCGTTGTACGGCGTGTTCGGGATCGGTACGATGGCTGGGGCGCTGCTGGGTGGAGCGATCGTGGCCGGCGCGCTTGCCGCGTCCTCGCACGTAAACGGCGCGCTCGCCGCAGATCTGAGCGCGTATCCATGGCATCCGGTCTTCGCCGTGAATGTCGCGACCGGCATCCTAACTATCTTGCTGGCCACGTCGCTGCCCGACGACGCGATCGCGCTAAACCGCGCGCGCGCCAAATCGTTCGATGCGATCGGCGCGCTCTTGATCGCATTGTTCGCGGCATGTTTGATGTTCGCCGTCACAGGAGCCCACGACCGATCGCTCCTCGGCATTTTCGGCGCGATCGCAAGCATGGGGACTTTCGTGTGGCACATCCGTCACACAGAAGCGCCGCTGATCGATCCTGCGCTTTTCGCAGCGCGTGGCCCGGCGATGCTGTATGCGCTCGGCGTGGTCTTCGGAATCCCGAGCTTCTCGCTCACGATATATTCGGCCACATACTTCATCGCGCAATTCCACGCAAGCGCCGCCACAGCGAGCCTCGCACTTTTCATCCTGGCGGTCTTGTATGTCGCCGGTGCGATCGCAGGCGGAGCGCTCATCAATCGTTTGGGAACCCGCGCGCTCTTGTCCACCGGCGTGCTCCTTGTGGCCGTCTCCGCAGGTGCGCTCGCCGGATTCACGTCGGTGGCCGCAGTGGTCGCGGCTATGGCTTTGGGCGGATTGGGACTTGGCCTTGCCTCGGCGCCGCCGAACGCGCTCATCTTGCGCTACGTGCCGGCGAATCGATCGGGCGCAGCAACCGGGGTCGCGACGATGTTGGGCACCTCGGGATCGATCACGGCTCCGGTGGTCATCGGTGCGTTTCTCGCGTTTGCCAACGCAGGCGGCGCAGCAACTGCGCTGCGCGATGAATTCGCGCTGTGCGCCGCCTTATCCGCGGTTTGCGCGCTCCTCGCATTCTCGTTGCCCGAGCCGGCCGTCCTCGCGGCCTGA
- a CDS encoding heme o synthase, with product MRDYLGLTKPNVMSLLLFTTFTAMMMAAGGWPSPILVFWTLLGGALASASSAAINMYWDRDIDALMARTKKRPIPSGRIQPRDALVFGIVLGAAAFVQLALTVNLLAAALSTTGILYYVFIYTMWLKRATPQNIVIGGAAGAIPPLVGWAAVTDHVGLTAILLFVIVFVWTPPHFWALALMKKDEYARVGIPMLPAVRGDAETKKQMFIYTAALTAVTLGLVPLHLMGLVYLACALALDAIFLAFAVWVARTGSRQSEGLMYRFSMLYLALLFVAMAVDRFGHGPGV from the coding sequence GTGCGCGACTACCTCGGCCTCACAAAGCCGAACGTGATGTCGTTGCTGCTCTTCACCACGTTCACGGCGATGATGATGGCCGCGGGCGGCTGGCCGTCGCCCATTCTCGTTTTTTGGACGCTGCTCGGAGGCGCGCTCGCATCGGCGTCGTCAGCCGCCATCAACATGTATTGGGATCGCGACATCGACGCGCTCATGGCGCGGACCAAAAAGCGGCCGATTCCGAGCGGACGAATTCAGCCGCGCGACGCGCTTGTTTTTGGCATCGTCCTCGGCGCCGCGGCATTCGTCCAGCTCGCGCTCACCGTGAATCTCCTCGCGGCGGCGCTGTCCACCACCGGCATCTTGTATTACGTCTTCATCTATACCATGTGGCTCAAGCGCGCGACGCCGCAAAATATCGTCATCGGCGGTGCGGCCGGAGCGATCCCGCCGCTCGTCGGCTGGGCCGCGGTCACCGACCACGTTGGTCTTACCGCGATATTGTTGTTCGTGATCGTCTTCGTTTGGACGCCGCCTCATTTTTGGGCGCTGGCGCTGATGAAGAAGGACGAGTATGCACGGGTCGGCATACCCATGCTGCCTGCCGTGCGCGGCGACGCCGAGACCAAGAAACAGATGTTCATCTATACCGCCGCGTTGACGGCCGTCACGCTGGGCCTTGTGCCGCTGCATCTCATGGGCCTCGTCTACCTCGCGTGCGCGCTGGCGCTCGACGCGATATTTCTCGCCTTTGCCGTGTGGGTGGCGCGAACGGGATCGCGACAAAGCGAAGGTCTCATGTATCGCTTTTCGATGCTCTACCTCGCGTTGCTGTTCGTCGCGATGGCGGTAGACCGCTTCGGCCACGGGCCCGGCGTGTAG
- a CDS encoding COX15/CtaA family protein encodes MAQEKHATRGKKRRARLAERNPAIVASAALTGLRRVSLASAILSFALVVWGAVVRVNGAGMTCPDWPRCQGAWLPSLDNPTVYEWSHRLGAIIVTSIIALTFIMAYRCRAEVPGAFRAASVGVGLIVAQIVAGWLTIKFQNNPPTVALHLLVGFLTFVTLLIVAVIARGSEPSSRQSSGRGFARLALATTIVAFAAVFAAGYMSAANDGLACVGFPLCNGMAGAVTLAQQIHMGHRFAAYATIAAVLVTFVTALATQRARSDIVAISWLALALVILQGVLGTLTVMSRLDPVLRVWHEANGALLTAALAVLAYAAYRRQRVPA; translated from the coding sequence TTGGCACAGGAGAAGCACGCCACGCGCGGCAAAAAACGACGAGCACGCCTCGCCGAAAGGAATCCAGCCATCGTCGCTTCCGCCGCCCTCACAGGTTTGAGGCGAGTCAGTCTGGCGTCTGCCATCCTGTCGTTCGCGCTTGTGGTATGGGGCGCAGTCGTGCGCGTGAACGGGGCGGGCATGACCTGTCCGGATTGGCCGCGTTGCCAAGGCGCGTGGCTGCCCTCGCTCGACAATCCGACGGTGTACGAATGGTCGCACCGTCTCGGCGCCATCATCGTCACGAGCATCATCGCATTGACCTTCATCATGGCCTATCGCTGTCGAGCAGAGGTTCCCGGCGCGTTTCGCGCGGCAAGCGTCGGCGTCGGACTGATCGTCGCGCAAATCGTCGCCGGCTGGTTGACCATCAAATTTCAGAACAATCCGCCGACTGTCGCGCTCCATCTGCTGGTCGGGTTTCTCACGTTTGTCACACTGTTGATAGTGGCGGTGATCGCGCGCGGTTCGGAGCCGTCGTCGCGCCAAAGCTCAGGCAGGGGCTTTGCAAGGCTAGCGCTCGCGACCACCATCGTGGCGTTCGCCGCCGTGTTCGCTGCAGGCTACATGAGCGCCGCCAACGACGGCCTGGCGTGCGTTGGATTCCCATTGTGCAACGGCATGGCCGGCGCAGTCACACTAGCCCAACAGATCCATATGGGCCACCGCTTCGCGGCGTACGCCACTATCGCCGCGGTGCTGGTCACGTTTGTGACGGCGCTCGCGACGCAGCGCGCTCGCAGCGACATCGTCGCGATCTCATGGCTGGCGCTCGCGCTCGTCATTCTGCAAGGCGTGCTGGGAACACTTACGGTGATGTCGCGGCTCGATCCGGTACTTCGGGTTTGGCATGAAGCAAACGGCGCGCTTTTGACTGCAGCGCTCGCGGTCCTCGCCTATGCCGCCTACCGCCGGCAGCGGGTGCCGGCTTGA
- the aroA gene encoding 3-phosphoshikimate 1-carboxyvinyltransferase, translated as MASLRFGPPGIVSSEAHIPGDKSISHRALLLSACARGTTTMMGLNRGDDTLATMRALRALGIAVDDEGATVRVSGGNFAADAGTIDCGNSGTTMRLLMGILAGRTSCALDGDASLRRRPMERVAAPLRSMGAEIATAAGGVPPVNMRLGGDLRAIDYALPVASAQVKSAILLAGLRANAVTTVRSPYASRDHTERMLASMGVSVRVDGLATSIQPGVLHAIELLEVPGDPSAAVFFLIAAAAKPRAKMLARDVCVNPTRTGAFEIMRSMGARLAVGAESLRHGEPVAAISIEGGAGLHGVEIPHEIVPSLIDEIPALCALATLAEGEFIVRGAAELRVKESDRIESTARMLRAFGAEAIETDDGIIVRGGATLRAPAAIDTNGDHRIGMSAAALAVAIGAPIEIRDSACIDTSFPDFATHWTAAFGMAYVDSY; from the coding sequence ATGGCTTCTCTCCGCTTCGGCCCGCCGGGGATCGTTTCGTCTGAGGCGCATATCCCGGGCGACAAGTCTATTTCGCATCGAGCGCTCTTGTTGTCCGCGTGCGCGCGCGGCACGACCACGATGATGGGACTCAATCGCGGCGACGATACGCTAGCCACCATGCGCGCGTTGCGCGCCCTAGGAATCGCCGTCGACGACGAGGGTGCGACGGTGCGCGTTTCCGGTGGCAACTTCGCGGCCGACGCCGGCACGATCGATTGCGGCAATTCCGGCACCACGATGCGGCTTTTGATGGGAATACTGGCAGGCCGCACGTCGTGCGCGCTCGATGGGGACGCGAGCCTTCGTCGACGCCCGATGGAACGGGTTGCAGCGCCGCTTCGCTCGATGGGAGCGGAGATCGCCACCGCCGCGGGCGGGGTGCCCCCGGTCAACATGCGGCTCGGCGGCGATTTGCGCGCGATCGACTACGCGCTGCCGGTCGCGTCAGCTCAGGTGAAATCGGCGATCTTGCTCGCCGGCCTACGAGCGAACGCCGTCACCACCGTCCGCTCACCTTACGCATCGCGGGATCACACCGAACGGATGCTGGCCTCCATGGGGGTTTCGGTTCGCGTTGACGGCCTCGCTACGAGCATTCAACCCGGAGTCTTGCACGCGATCGAACTTCTCGAAGTGCCGGGTGATCCGTCGGCGGCCGTCTTTTTCTTGATCGCTGCGGCCGCAAAGCCACGCGCGAAAATGCTCGCGCGCGATGTCTGCGTCAATCCGACGCGCACCGGCGCATTTGAGATCATGCGTTCAATGGGTGCGCGGTTGGCCGTCGGCGCGGAGTCGCTCCGGCATGGCGAGCCGGTCGCGGCCATCAGCATCGAGGGCGGTGCTGGGCTTCATGGCGTCGAGATTCCGCACGAGATCGTGCCGAGCCTCATCGACGAGATTCCCGCGCTGTGCGCGCTTGCGACGCTGGCCGAAGGCGAGTTCATCGTGCGCGGTGCCGCCGAGTTGCGCGTCAAAGAATCCGATCGCATCGAGTCGACCGCTCGAATGCTGCGCGCTTTCGGTGCAGAAGCGATTGAAACCGATGACGGTATTATCGTGCGCGGCGGCGCGACGTTGCGCGCACCGGCTGCGATCGACACGAATGGAGACCATCGCATAGGCATGTCGGCGGCGGCGCTTGCCGTCGCCATCGGTGCGCCGATCGAAATCCGGGATTCCGCGTGTATCGACACGTCGTTCCCCGACTTCGCGACCCACTGGACCGCCGCATTTGGAATGGCTTACGTCGATTCGTACTAG
- a CDS encoding FmdB family zinc ribbon protein, which translates to MPVYEYRCKSCGETHEISHGFNDERPTKCPTCGGQLIRVFHPIGLVFKGSGFHKTDYTKSGVRAQSSDSQGDKSGEAKPSEGKPGESKAGEGKSGESKSGESKPAQEKPSGGKSAESKPSESKSPDSKSSSDPKSSKSP; encoded by the coding sequence ATGCCAGTTTACGAATATCGCTGCAAGTCGTGCGGCGAAACGCACGAAATCTCGCACGGATTCAACGACGAGCGCCCCACGAAGTGTCCGACCTGCGGAGGCCAGCTCATCAGGGTTTTCCATCCGATAGGCCTCGTGTTCAAGGGCAGCGGTTTCCACAAGACCGACTATACGAAAAGCGGCGTTCGCGCTCAATCGTCCGATTCGCAAGGCGACAAGTCCGGCGAGGCAAAGCCAAGCGAAGGCAAGCCGGGAGAGAGTAAGGCGGGCGAAGGCAAGTCCGGAGAAAGCAAATCGGGCGAAAGCAAGCCGGCGCAAGAGAAGCCTTCCGGCGGCAAGTCCGCTGAAAGCAAGCCGTCGGAATCGAAGTCACCCGACTCCAAATCTTCCTCGGACCCGAAATCGTCGAAATCACCGTGA
- a CDS encoding NUDIX domain-containing protein, translating into MVRVRVAALAVKKEKILLARHVKANRSAFLLPGGGMECGETAAETLLRELREEAGVDARIGDLRYVMEARSPDGKRHILQLVFAAKIDGEIGASLDPRVAECAWHPIGDLRTIRMHPDAGSTIADDLAGGAAPACRYLLAPWRE; encoded by the coding sequence ATGGTGCGGGTCCGTGTCGCAGCGCTTGCTGTGAAAAAAGAAAAGATACTCCTCGCGCGTCATGTGAAAGCGAATCGGTCGGCATTTCTTCTGCCTGGCGGCGGCATGGAATGCGGCGAAACGGCGGCTGAAACGCTGTTGCGCGAGCTTCGTGAAGAAGCCGGCGTCGATGCGCGCATCGGCGACCTCCGCTATGTGATGGAAGCCCGTTCGCCAGATGGCAAACGGCATATCCTGCAGTTGGTCTTCGCTGCGAAGATCGATGGCGAGATCGGCGCATCGCTCGATCCCCGTGTGGCAGAGTGCGCGTGGCATCCCATCGGCGACCTTCGGACGATACGGATGCATCCCGACGCCGGTTCGACGATTGCCGACGACTTGGCCGGCGGAGCAGCGCCTGCGTGCCGATATCTGCTCGCTCCCTGGCGCGAATGA
- the ftsZ gene encoding cell division protein FtsZ has protein sequence MTDQRRYVPEHMASIKVIGVGGGGCNAIDRMVDSGINGAEFFSVNCDIQALKNSRTENRVQIGQNLTRGLGAGADPEIGRQAAEESKEDLAMLVEGTDLVFITAGMGGGTGTGAAPIVAELARAAGALTVGVVTKPFGFELRKRAQIAERGIAELEQKVDTLIVIPNDRLLSIIEKRTPLMEAFRSADDVLRQGIQGITDLITKPGLINLDFADVRRVMTDAGSALMGIGIGTGERRAADAAQKAVSSPLLEATIDGARGVIFNIYGGPDLSMYEVNEAAEAISKSVDPEAEVIFGATIDESMGNEVRVTVLATGFGSRARERQRVLGVGDMEKVKPINMDEIEVPAFLRYNK, from the coding sequence ATGACCGATCAGCGTCGCTACGTTCCCGAACATATGGCCAGCATCAAGGTGATCGGCGTCGGCGGCGGCGGCTGCAACGCTATCGATCGAATGGTCGACTCCGGCATCAACGGGGCGGAGTTCTTCTCCGTCAACTGCGATATCCAAGCGTTGAAGAATTCGCGCACGGAAAATCGCGTGCAGATCGGACAGAATCTCACGCGCGGCCTCGGGGCGGGCGCGGATCCGGAGATCGGTCGCCAGGCGGCAGAAGAATCGAAGGAAGATCTCGCGATGCTCGTCGAGGGCACCGACCTCGTCTTCATCACTGCGGGGATGGGCGGCGGCACCGGCACGGGTGCGGCACCCATCGTTGCCGAGCTCGCACGGGCCGCTGGGGCGCTTACGGTCGGCGTGGTCACCAAACCCTTCGGGTTCGAACTGCGCAAGCGCGCACAGATCGCAGAACGCGGCATCGCCGAGCTCGAACAAAAAGTCGACACACTGATCGTGATTCCTAACGACCGCCTGCTCTCCATCATCGAGAAGCGCACGCCGCTCATGGAGGCATTCCGGTCGGCCGACGACGTGCTGCGCCAAGGCATCCAAGGCATCACCGATCTCATCACCAAGCCCGGATTGATCAACCTCGATTTCGCCGACGTGCGGCGCGTGATGACGGACGCCGGTTCCGCGCTCATGGGCATCGGCATAGGAACCGGTGAACGGCGCGCAGCGGATGCCGCACAGAAAGCGGTATCGAGCCCGCTCCTCGAGGCCACCATCGACGGCGCCCGCGGCGTGATCTTCAATATCTACGGCGGCCCGGATCTTTCGATGTACGAAGTGAACGAAGCGGCGGAGGCCATCAGCAAGTCGGTGGATCCCGAAGCCGAAGTCATCTTCGGCGCCACCATCGACGAGAGCATGGGCAACGAAGTGCGCGTCACGGTGCTTGCGACGGGATTCGGATCGCGCGCGCGCGAGCGTCAGCGCGTGCTCGGTGTGGGCGATATGGAAAAGGTCAAGCCCATCAACATGGATGAGATCGAAGTTCCAGCGTTCCTGCGCTACAACAAATAG
- the ftsA gene encoding cell division protein FtsA — MARSDVIAGLDIGTTKTAAVIASIGRDGAIDIVGFGVAPSLGLRKGVVTDLEETVKSIEAATESAERMAGTNIETAFVGITGEHVRSQNAHGIVAVGGEEREVAAGDVKRVVDASTIITLPAERQIIHTLPREFAVDGQNGITDPVGMSGARLEVDTHVVTAGSSFVANVLKCVHRAGIEPSAVVFEPLAAGEAVLLPEERNSGVVLLDIGGGTTDIAVYWGGGVYHTWTVPVGGNIVTNDIALGLKTSFQEAENIKHAFGTANLALDLGDETFEVKALSGRTSRAASKSFLRQIIVARMTEIFKLVRANLAENCPPEVMLAELVLTGGGAELRGLDSLAADFFDLPSRVGVPMHVGGLTDTIKHPAYATAVGLALFGAHSDAGATPSRSYGPGVGGRLVAWWKDLLG, encoded by the coding sequence GTGGCGCGTAGCGACGTTATCGCCGGCCTGGACATCGGCACCACGAAGACCGCGGCGGTCATCGCCTCGATCGGGCGCGATGGCGCCATAGATATCGTGGGCTTCGGGGTCGCGCCGTCGCTTGGGCTGCGCAAAGGCGTGGTCACCGACCTCGAAGAGACCGTGAAGTCGATCGAGGCCGCCACCGAAAGCGCCGAAAGAATGGCCGGCACCAACATCGAGACGGCGTTCGTCGGCATCACCGGCGAACACGTGCGGTCGCAGAACGCGCACGGCATCGTCGCGGTAGGAGGCGAGGAGCGCGAAGTCGCGGCTGGCGACGTCAAGCGAGTCGTCGACGCGAGCACGATCATCACGCTGCCGGCGGAGCGCCAGATCATCCACACACTGCCCCGCGAATTCGCGGTCGACGGTCAAAACGGGATCACCGATCCGGTCGGCATGTCGGGTGCGCGTCTAGAAGTGGACACGCATGTCGTCACTGCGGGTTCGTCATTCGTGGCCAACGTGTTGAAGTGCGTGCACCGCGCGGGCATCGAGCCGTCGGCCGTCGTCTTCGAGCCGCTCGCGGCAGGCGAGGCGGTCCTTCTCCCCGAGGAGAGAAACTCGGGCGTCGTGCTGCTCGACATCGGCGGGGGCACGACCGACATCGCCGTATACTGGGGCGGAGGCGTCTACCACACGTGGACGGTGCCGGTTGGCGGCAACATCGTCACCAACGACATCGCGCTCGGATTGAAGACCAGTTTTCAAGAAGCGGAGAACATCAAACACGCTTTCGGTACGGCGAATCTCGCACTGGATCTCGGCGACGAGACGTTTGAGGTGAAAGCGCTTTCGGGCCGCACATCGCGCGCCGCGTCGAAAAGCTTTCTACGCCAGATCATCGTCGCGCGCATGACCGAGATCTTCAAACTCGTGCGTGCGAACCTCGCCGAGAACTGCCCGCCCGAAGTCATGCTCGCAGAACTCGTGCTCACCGGCGGCGGCGCCGAGCTCAGGGGGCTTGATTCCCTCGCGGCGGACTTCTTCGACCTGCCGTCTCGCGTCGGCGTGCCCATGCACGTCGGAGGTCTGACGGATACGATAAAGCATCCGGCGTATGCCACCGCAGTCGGACTCGCGCTTTTCGGCGCGCATTCGGATGCGGGAGCAACGCCATCGCGATCCTATGGCCCGGGCGTCGGCGGCCGGCTCGTGGCCTGGTGGAAAGACTTGTTGGGCTAA
- a CDS encoding FtsQ-type POTRA domain-containing protein, with protein sequence MAGRSAGAGRARRGLRTAIVRFLITLAVVAAFGGVAYAGVRASQDPRLALGQVDVSGCSRSSAAEVLSAATLPSGANIWLLDTRSAVKRIESLPWTNTATISRAWPNRVSVSVVERRPAARLDLAAAGSAEEPLAGRALLDSKMHVLAIGPDDPRDVGLPEIDVAGLPAAAVTAGADLSNTDAAVAYQAYRTLQTAGLTVRSIDIGGATGIGVETADHLRVLFGAPDGLAQKVQLYRLIAVKIASPRNVAYVDLRSARAPTVLFR encoded by the coding sequence GTGGCCGGGCGTAGCGCAGGCGCAGGCCGCGCAAGGCGCGGCCTGCGAACCGCCATCGTGCGCTTCCTGATCACGCTCGCGGTCGTTGCAGCGTTCGGGGGGGTGGCATACGCCGGCGTGCGGGCGTCGCAAGATCCCCGCCTGGCCCTGGGTCAAGTCGACGTCAGCGGCTGTTCGCGTTCTTCAGCAGCCGAAGTGCTATCGGCGGCGACGCTGCCGTCCGGCGCGAACATCTGGCTGCTCGATACCCGGTCGGCCGTCAAGCGCATCGAAAGCTTGCCGTGGACGAACACGGCGACGATTTCTCGCGCGTGGCCGAATAGAGTCAGCGTGAGCGTGGTCGAACGCCGTCCGGCGGCCCGTCTCGACCTGGCGGCCGCTGGTTCCGCTGAAGAACCGCTTGCCGGGCGGGCGCTTCTCGACTCGAAGATGCACGTTCTCGCCATCGGGCCCGACGATCCCCGCGATGTGGGTCTGCCGGAAATAGATGTGGCCGGACTTCCGGCGGCCGCGGTCACAGCCGGCGCCGACCTGTCGAACACCGATGCGGCAGTCGCGTACCAAGCCTATCGCACTCTTCAGACCGCCGGCCTGACGGTGCGATCCATCGACATCGGCGGCGCGACCGGCATCGGTGTCGAGACCGCGGATCATCTCCGCGTCTTGTTCGGCGCCCCCGATGGACTCGCGCAGAAGGTGCAGCTCTACCGGCTCATCGCGGTGAAGATCGCGTCGCCGCGCAACGTCGCATACGTCGATCTACGCAGCGCGCGCGCGCCGACGGTGCTATTCAGATGA
- a CDS encoding Cof-type HAD-IIB family hydrolase, protein MSVRLVAIDLDGTLIGSDLKISDADRGAIARVVAAGIHVVLATGRLFAASRPFASDLGLRGPLAALQGGVIYDLDSGELLHVVPLRPAIALAAYDVLRARAYDLQLYFGDTLYLDHSSAASDEYLRLARVEPVMVPDLRVLLTGAAPPGALIKLLAIGAPDAVVRDLPLLSGQLGLHANVCRSLPQYLEVTDPAADKGHALVRMAGILGVALSECAAIGDSDNDVPMFRVAAESYAVANATDAAKKAAMRVVAVRGAGVAEALALVSKGDACGRA, encoded by the coding sequence GTGAGCGTTCGTCTGGTGGCGATCGATCTGGACGGAACCCTGATCGGCAGCGATCTGAAGATTTCCGACGCAGATCGCGGCGCGATCGCGCGCGTCGTCGCCGCCGGCATCCATGTCGTGCTGGCCACAGGAAGGTTGTTCGCCGCGTCACGACCGTTCGCGTCGGACCTCGGATTGCGAGGTCCGTTGGCCGCTCTGCAAGGCGGCGTCATCTACGACCTGGACAGCGGCGAGTTGTTGCACGTCGTTCCGCTTCGCCCGGCCATCGCGCTGGCGGCGTACGATGTGTTGCGGGCCCGAGCCTACGACCTGCAGCTCTATTTCGGCGACACGCTGTACCTCGATCATAGCAGCGCCGCGTCCGACGAATATCTGCGGCTTGCGCGCGTCGAGCCGGTGATGGTGCCGGATCTCCGCGTGCTGCTCACCGGAGCCGCTCCGCCGGGCGCTTTGATAAAATTGTTGGCGATCGGTGCGCCCGACGCCGTCGTCAGAGATCTGCCGTTGCTGTCGGGCCAGCTTGGTCTGCACGCCAACGTTTGCAGGAGCTTGCCTCAGTATCTCGAGGTGACCGATCCGGCGGCCGACAAGGGCCACGCTCTCGTCCGGATGGCTGGCATACTTGGGGTGGCTCTTTCGGAGTGCGCCGCGATAGGCGATTCAGACAACGACGTTCCGATGTTCCGCGTCGCGGCGGAAAGCTACGCGGTGGCGAACGCGACGGATGCGGCGAAGAAAGCTGCCATGCGCGTGGTCGCTGTGCGTGGCGCCGGTGTGGCAGAGGCGCTCGCGCTCGTGTCCAAGGGAGATGCGTGTGGCCGGGCGTAG